In Vanacampus margaritifer isolate UIUO_Vmar chromosome 18, RoL_Vmar_1.0, whole genome shotgun sequence, a genomic segment contains:
- the LOC144038629 gene encoding E3 ubiquitin-protein ligase TRIM35-like, producing the protein MASRVEDDLKCPTCLEIFQDPVFLPCGHSLCCACVQQCWEQKGNRSCPVCRKKCRSKYPPPNLALRNACETFKQASMESDDICILHKQKLTLFCLDHQELVCLVCMDTKRHAGHTFRRINEVAKRHREKLQESLQGAKETLEDYKDAIDVCNEHARYVKVQRETAESKMKKDFEELCRFLKAEEEARLSAVRHEEEEKSRMMKEKIEILDKDMAAVSDVVRSAEEQLTSDPVAFMKNFKNAMSRIQKRSKPEDLPGEALLDEGKHVGDLKFRVWERMKEMVSCSPAVLDPNTAKPELGLSEDLSRLTC; encoded by the coding sequence ATGGCCAGCCGAGTTGAGGACGATCTCAAATGTCCGACCTGTTTGGAGATCTTTCAAGATCCGGTCTTTCTGCCGTGCGGTCACAGCTTGtgctgtgcgtgcgtgcagcaGTGTTGGGAGCAGAAAGGCAATCGATCGTGTCCAGTCTGTCGGAAAAAGTGTCGATCCAAGTATCCGCCTCCCAACTTAGCACTGAGGAACGCGTGCGAGACCTTCAAGCAGGCCTCAATGGAGTCCGACGACATCTGCATCTTGCACAAGCAGAAACTGACCCTCTTCTGTTTGGACCACCAGGAGCTCGTGTGTCTCGTCTGCATGGACACAAAACGCCACGCCGGGCACACCTTCCGCAGAATCAATGAAGTTGCCAAACGTCACAGAGAGAAACTCCAAGAAAGCCTGCAGGGCGCCAAGGAAACGCTGGAAGACTACAAAGACGCAATCGACGTGTGTAATGAACATGCCAGGTACGTCAAAGTCCAAAGGGAGACGGCGGAAAGCAAGATGAAGAAGGATTTTGAGGAGCTTTGTCGCTTCCTGAAGGCCGAGGAGGAGGCGCGGTTGTCCGCGGTGAGGcacgaagaggaggagaagagtCGGATGATGAAGGAGAAGATTGAAATCCTGGACAAAGACATGGCTGCCGTGTCAGACGTGGTCAGAAGCGCAGAGGAGCAGCTGACCTCTGACCCCGTGGCCTTCATGAAGAACTTCAAGAATGCCATGTCCAGAATCCAGAAGCGCTCCAAGCCCGAGGACCTCCCAGGAGAAGCTCTGCTGGACGAAGGCAAGCATGTGGGCGACCTCAAGTTCCGAGTGTGGGAACGGATGAAGGAGATGGTCTCCTGCAGTCCCGCCGTTCTGGATCCAAACACGGCCAAACCAGAACTCGGTCTGTCTGAAGATCTGAGCAGACTGACTTGTTAA